GAAGGCGAGCGGCACATCCGCCAGTGTGTCACCCGGCCGGACGCGCTCCCCGGCGGGCGGCGGGCGCCCGAAGGCCGGAAAGTGACCCCGAGGAAGGGATGAAGTCCGTCTGATGTGGCATGCGACACTCCGTCGACACCGCGTCGCGGGGAAGGGTGCCTGTATGACACAGCTCGGACTGCCCGATGAGATCCTGGCCTGCCTCTTCGACCTCGACGGGGTCGTCACCAGGACGGCCGTGGTGCACGCGGCCGCCTGGAAGGAGGCGTTCGACGCGTTCCTGCGCGAGCGGGGCGGCGACCAGCGGCCCTTCGACGCGGTCGCCGACTACGACGAGTACGTGGACGGACGGCCCCGCGCCGACGGGGTGCGCACCTTCCTCGCCTCCCGCGGCATCGAACTGCCGGAGGGCACCCCCGACGACCCGCCGGACGCGCAGACGGTCAACGGGCTCGGCAACCGCAAGAACGCCCTCGTCCTGGAGAAGATCCGCACCGAGGGCGTCCAGCCCTACGACGGCACGCTGCGCTACATCGACGCCGTCCGGGCCGCGGGCCTGAAGACCGCGATCGTCTCCTCCAGCGCCAACAC
The sequence above is drawn from the Streptomyces sp. SAT1 genome and encodes:
- a CDS encoding HAD family hydrolase → MTQLGLPDEILACLFDLDGVVTRTAVVHAAAWKEAFDAFLRERGGDQRPFDAVADYDEYVDGRPRADGVRTFLASRGIELPEGTPDDPPDAQTVNGLGNRKNALVLEKIRTEGVQPYDGTLRYIDAVRAAGLKTAIVSSSANTVDVLRSIHAEHLFDVRIDGVVARERALPGKPHPDTFLAAARDLGVDAARATVFEDALAGMDAGRSGSFGYVVGVDRVGQRDALYAHGADVVVDDLAELLTGPAGPATKGGAA